Proteins encoded within one genomic window of Desulfonatronospira thiodismutans ASO3-1:
- a CDS encoding ATP-binding protein, with protein sequence MFKKAERKQSKLRLGLIGPSGSGKTYSSLLIAQGLGGRIALLDTERGSGSLYADLCEYDVAELTPPFSPERYTQAIKEAERTGYEVLIIDSLSHAWSGEGGILEFVDRASQAQKNNFAAWREASPKHNALVDSILGANLHVIITMRSKTAWDVVKDERTGKTRPVKIGLAPVQRDGLEYEFTCVLELSVDGHIATASKDRTGLFDGQYFLPSKDTGQILKEWLQGGRPDNGNKENKPAEPKIDSEVEAEPVADPAPASRKKSQDVFTKKKQRQEDRPPQPLTPEDNGVTVASLVNTMRELGLSDKLDLYEAYLLGKYGNDLRKLTKDQVNEQYHNLCRCKRDQELFQRFVTFLDGLKAKQAA encoded by the coding sequence ATGTTTAAGAAAGCAGAAAGAAAACAGTCCAAGCTCCGCCTCGGTCTCATCGGCCCCTCTGGTTCAGGCAAGACCTACAGCAGCTTACTCATCGCCCAGGGTCTTGGAGGCAGGATCGCCCTGCTGGACACGGAAAGGGGCTCAGGCTCTCTGTATGCCGACCTGTGCGAATACGATGTAGCTGAACTGACCCCGCCTTTTAGTCCGGAGCGCTACACCCAGGCCATCAAGGAGGCTGAAAGGACCGGTTATGAAGTGCTCATAATCGACTCCCTTTCCCATGCCTGGTCCGGTGAAGGCGGCATCTTGGAGTTTGTGGACAGGGCCTCGCAGGCGCAGAAGAACAATTTTGCCGCCTGGAGGGAGGCCTCTCCCAAGCACAACGCCTTGGTGGACTCCATCCTGGGTGCCAACCTGCACGTCATTATAACCATGCGCAGCAAAACCGCCTGGGACGTAGTCAAGGACGAGCGTACCGGAAAGACCCGCCCAGTCAAAATTGGCCTGGCACCTGTGCAGCGTGACGGCCTGGAATACGAATTCACCTGCGTACTTGAACTCTCTGTGGATGGGCATATTGCAACGGCCTCAAAGGATCGCACCGGCCTCTTTGATGGTCAGTATTTTCTGCCCAGCAAAGACACCGGCCAGATTCTCAAAGAATGGCTACAAGGTGGCCGCCCGGACAATGGGAACAAGGAGAATAAGCCTGCTGAGCCTAAGATAGACAGTGAAGTTGAGGCTGAGCCGGTAGCGGACCCTGCCCCTGCATCCAGGAAGAAAAGCCAGGATGTGTTTACCAAGAAAAAGCAGAGGCAGGAGGACAGGCCCCCGCAGCCGCTTACCCCGGAAGATAATGGAGTAACTGTCGCAAGTCTTGTAAACACGATGCGAGAGCTTGGTCTTTCAGACAAGCTTGATCTCTATGAGGCGTACCTTCTGGGCAAGTACGGCAATGATCTGCGCAAACTGACCAAGGACCAGGTAAATGAGCAGTACCACAATCTGTGCCGCTGCAAGCGCGACCAGGAGCTCTTCCAGAGATTCGTCACGTTTCTGGACGGTTTAAAGGCGAAACAGGCTGCATAA
- a CDS encoding J domain-containing protein: protein MNTQEALQVLKPEEATLEALKQAYRAAARKYHPDINPYGEELMKLVNAAYDLLVSSLGEWAIHENAAEGPGEMSLDEEMSGILSKIGHLPGLLFEICGTWLWVTGNTYLHRQALKDAGLFFAPKKKAWFWRPPESKTSSRGQWDLDKIRTVHGSRTIKTQSLQGLNA from the coding sequence ATGAACACTCAGGAAGCGCTGCAGGTTCTAAAGCCCGAGGAAGCCACTCTGGAGGCACTGAAGCAAGCCTACCGTGCAGCAGCCCGCAAGTATCACCCAGACATCAATCCCTACGGCGAAGAGCTCATGAAGCTCGTCAACGCTGCCTATGACCTGCTTGTATCCAGCCTTGGTGAGTGGGCCATACATGAAAACGCAGCAGAAGGTCCGGGCGAGATGTCCCTGGACGAAGAGATGTCCGGCATTCTCAGCAAGATCGGACATCTGCCGGGCCTCTTGTTCGAGATCTGCGGCACCTGGCTCTGGGTCACCGGCAATACTTACTTGCACCGCCAGGCACTCAAAGACGCAGGGCTCTTTTTCGCACCCAAAAAGAAAGCCTGGTTCTGGAGGCCCCCTGAATCCAAGACCAGCAGCAGAGGACAGTGGGACCTGGACAAGATCAGAACTGTGCACGGCTCCCGCACCATCAAAACCCAGTCCCTTCAGGGACTAAATGCCTAA
- a CDS encoding terminase small subunit: protein MKSEKNSPPVPPQHQGRISNVDGLLRAIEAYFDSCDDQGMSYTLAGLQYYLGVIDKQLLWGEQVSKSSEPQKTVKLYNSPDVRRALQVARLRIQAQRATQLLDDEKNTQAQIFDLKANFAWVDKQGLEVTSPDNSVGSKVAVVLPAAPGSVSMDEWQKMYQEVMSRRKSVHELKVGGEE, encoded by the coding sequence ATGAAAAGCGAAAAGAATTCTCCTCCAGTACCTCCCCAACACCAGGGCCGGATCTCCAACGTGGATGGGCTGCTGCGGGCCATAGAAGCCTACTTTGACAGCTGCGACGATCAGGGCATGTCCTATACCCTGGCCGGTCTGCAGTACTATCTCGGGGTAATAGACAAGCAGCTCTTGTGGGGTGAACAGGTGAGTAAAAGCAGTGAGCCGCAGAAGACGGTCAAGCTGTACAACAGTCCAGACGTCCGCAGGGCCTTGCAGGTAGCCAGGTTAAGGATTCAAGCCCAGAGGGCCACACAGCTCCTGGATGATGAGAAGAATACTCAAGCTCAGATATTCGACTTGAAAGCCAACTTCGCATGGGTCGATAAACAAGGCCTGGAAGTCACCAGCCCTGACAACTCTGTGGGCAGTAAAGTGGCCGTGGTCCTGCCAGCTGCTCCGGGATCTGTCAGCATGGATGAGTGGCAGAAAATGTATCAAGAGGTGATGTCCCGCCGGAAGAGCGTTCACGAGCTTAAGGTCGGAGGTGAGGAGTAA
- a CDS encoding pilus assembly PilX family protein, whose amino-acid sequence MSIYKKQAGSALIISIVVLMLLSILGAAALRATNSELGIVRDEIMREAAFYVSESGIEAGKSYLQERLSESSLRGDSSKSFILDSEIDNIEDEEPYLSHKFENDSEYSVWFQWEDDNNNSSFQVISNGNKKDKNVQTTLTLQIDRNESDTPTPDAPFSIHTPNPKMRMQGNPLISGYDHDVPEDFLCGGNCTGLENFDSEYDSMPAIYSDNEFEYLDYQDKHLDSPVETTQIGDSALDETGIANDYWIDYANRLLPNYDRLIEHDTDVPGNDVWGDRENPQITIVDNKKLGGTIDGAGVLILKNGADITGNFHFEGIVVYMVEEGDTIDMFSAGTPNIFGSVVVAGEELSDDIYFEDEIGYLGNANVSFSSEAILNSAHNAIPPYINIVSWENK is encoded by the coding sequence ATGAGTATTTATAAAAAACAAGCTGGCAGTGCTCTTATTATATCTATAGTAGTGCTCATGTTGTTGAGCATCCTCGGTGCAGCCGCTTTACGAGCGACTAATTCGGAACTTGGTATTGTACGAGATGAAATTATGAGAGAAGCGGCCTTTTATGTGTCTGAGAGTGGAATTGAAGCAGGCAAATCATACCTGCAAGAAAGGCTTAGCGAGTCAAGCCTTAGAGGAGACAGCAGTAAAAGTTTCATTTTGGATAGTGAGATAGATAACATTGAAGATGAGGAACCGTATCTTTCACATAAGTTTGAAAACGACTCAGAATACTCAGTTTGGTTCCAATGGGAAGATGATAACAATAACTCTTCGTTTCAGGTTATTTCTAATGGCAACAAAAAAGACAAAAATGTGCAGACAACTCTTACTTTGCAGATAGACAGAAATGAATCAGATACACCTACCCCTGATGCTCCTTTCAGTATTCATACTCCTAACCCCAAAATGAGGATGCAAGGAAATCCATTAATTTCAGGATATGACCATGATGTTCCAGAAGACTTTTTATGCGGAGGCAATTGTACAGGACTAGAAAATTTTGATAGTGAATACGACAGTATGCCAGCCATATATTCTGACAATGAATTTGAGTACTTAGATTATCAAGATAAACATTTAGACTCACCTGTAGAGACTACCCAGATAGGTGATAGTGCTTTGGATGAGACAGGTATAGCAAATGACTACTGGATTGACTACGCAAATAGACTTTTACCCAACTATGATCGTTTGATTGAACATGATACAGATGTTCCAGGAAACGATGTTTGGGGTGATCGTGAGAATCCTCAAATAACTATCGTTGATAATAAGAAATTAGGTGGGACAATAGATGGAGCCGGCGTTTTAATATTAAAAAATGGTGCAGACATAACAGGTAACTTCCATTTTGAAGGTATAGTGGTTTACATGGTTGAAGAAGGTGATACAATAGATATGTTTTCTGCTGGGACACCTAATATATTTGGCTCTGTTGTTGTGGCTGGAGAAGAGTTGTCGGATGACATATACTTTGAAGATGAGATTGGATATCTTGGTAATGCAAATGTAAGTTTTAGCTCAGAAGCAATTTTAAATTCAGCGCACAATGCGATACCTCCTTATATCAATATTGTTTCTTGGGAAAATAAATAA
- a CDS encoding HU family DNA-binding protein, producing MNKKQMVDSLAQKSGMTKADAQKALDGVEDIISEQLKNGDQVALPGFGTFTVAERKPRTGRNPQTGAEINIPAARVPKFKPGKKLKEAVS from the coding sequence ATGAACAAGAAACAGATGGTGGATAGTCTTGCCCAGAAATCTGGAATGACCAAGGCAGATGCCCAGAAGGCCTTGGATGGAGTGGAGGACATCATTTCCGAGCAGCTTAAGAACGGCGACCAGGTAGCACTGCCGGGCTTCGGTACATTCACAGTAGCAGAGAGAAAGCCAAGGACCGGCCGCAATCCCCAAACCGGCGCTGAGATCAATATCCCTGCTGCCCGGGTGCCCAAGTTCAAGCCGGGGAAGAAGTTGAAAGAAGCTGTATCCTGA
- a CDS encoding PilW family protein: MYIQNKQTGLTLVELLIALAILGVVMTAVVSLFISTIKVYHTNKAILEVQQNVRHVRTVLNNDLKMVGFELDESEIQADNHEFKIGDITYTTQEHTNGDGSQEYDFVRKRNEASNGVTSILMPNLSSKLNFTYYDKDRNEIEPNSNENGDSGNIDNPSEIRKVQFTLCGKAWGRTPFISDQFEHCAEDTIIFRNMYYQ, translated from the coding sequence ATGTATATTCAGAATAAACAAACAGGTCTTACCTTAGTGGAGCTATTAATTGCCTTAGCAATTCTGGGCGTAGTAATGACTGCTGTTGTTAGCCTATTCATCTCCACGATAAAAGTTTACCATACCAATAAAGCTATACTAGAAGTTCAGCAAAATGTAAGGCATGTGCGGACGGTTTTGAATAATGACCTCAAAATGGTAGGATTTGAGTTAGATGAAAGTGAAATACAAGCAGATAACCACGAATTTAAAATTGGGGATATTACATATACCACCCAAGAACATACTAATGGTGATGGAAGTCAAGAATATGACTTTGTAAGAAAAAGAAACGAGGCATCGAATGGTGTAACCAGTATATTGATGCCAAATTTGAGCAGTAAGTTAAATTTTACATATTATGATAAAGATAGAAATGAAATTGAACCAAACTCAAATGAAAATGGCGATTCAGGTAACATAGATAACCCATCTGAAATAAGAAAAGTACAATTTACACTATGCGGAAAAGCATGGGGCAGAACTCCATTCATTTCAGATCAGTTTGAGCACTGTGCTGAAGATACTATCATATTTAGAAACATGTATTACCAGTAA
- a CDS encoding JAB domain-containing protein, with the protein MEPRVRELLSELYAIESKHTDMLNSPEAVALKMLSYRDRKTEHFVTFLVDNKNHFLSKKLISKGTVDQAPVFPREILRYALLKQASGLILSHNHPGGDPNPSVQDREMTARIKKAAILLGIRLLDHVIVSRTGHYSFQEHGLL; encoded by the coding sequence ATGGAACCAAGAGTCAGGGAACTGCTAAGTGAATTGTATGCCATAGAGTCCAAGCATACCGACATGCTCAACTCTCCAGAGGCTGTGGCCTTAAAGATGTTGTCTTACCGGGACAGAAAGACAGAGCACTTCGTCACTTTCCTGGTGGACAACAAGAACCACTTCTTAAGCAAGAAACTCATCAGCAAAGGCACAGTGGACCAGGCCCCGGTCTTTCCCCGGGAGATTCTGCGTTATGCCCTGCTCAAGCAGGCTTCTGGACTAATCCTTAGCCACAACCACCCAGGAGGTGATCCCAACCCTTCTGTGCAGGACCGGGAAATGACCGCCAGGATCAAAAAAGCTGCAATACTCCTGGGTATACGCCTCCTGGATCACGTCATTGTCTCCAGGACTGGTCACTACTCCTTCCAGGAGCACGGTCTTTTGTAG
- a CDS encoding siphovirus Gp157 family protein — translation MASLADIEMEIANILATAEELPEEQQEVALEYLEELAIAEIEKIDAVGYAVRKRQSEIDFLKSEETRLRNKRQAMEKRLSDFKAYLAELFQREEIHKIKGVSTTAYLRRSSSVEVTDISQLPSDYVETRIDFVPRKSQIRDALKQGQEIPGARMQEKQSLVLS, via the coding sequence ATGGCAAGTCTGGCAGACATTGAAATGGAAATCGCCAATATCCTGGCCACGGCTGAGGAACTGCCCGAGGAACAGCAGGAGGTGGCTCTGGAGTACCTGGAGGAGCTGGCCATAGCCGAAATCGAGAAGATTGATGCTGTGGGTTATGCAGTTCGTAAACGCCAGTCCGAAATTGATTTTCTCAAGTCCGAGGAAACCAGGCTCCGGAACAAACGTCAGGCCATGGAGAAACGACTCTCTGATTTTAAGGCCTACCTGGCGGAGCTCTTCCAGCGTGAGGAGATCCACAAGATTAAGGGAGTCAGCACCACAGCCTACCTGCGCCGCAGCAGCTCAGTGGAGGTGACCGACATCTCTCAGCTGCCCTCTGATTACGTTGAGACCAGGATCGATTTTGTCCCCAGGAAGTCTCAGATCCGGGACGCCCTCAAACAGGGCCAGGAAATCCCCGGAGCCAGGATGCAGGAGAAACAGTCCCTGGTCCTGAGCTGA
- a CDS encoding putative molybdenum carrier protein: protein MTKRKIFEKIITGGQTGAALGALDAALELGHPCGGWCPKGRKSEAGPIPAKYPVQELDSADYRVRNKQNVIDSDGTMIFTYGKPTGGTNLTFNMAIKHEKPLYVCDLEDDPLNKDIDFIWEWGLESDVYVLNVAGPRESKHPNTQVLVKTVMFMLLEHARKSYPVVQA, encoded by the coding sequence ATGACAAAACGTAAGATATTCGAAAAAATAATTACCGGCGGCCAGACAGGAGCTGCTTTGGGAGCCCTGGACGCTGCCTTGGAGCTTGGTCATCCATGTGGCGGTTGGTGTCCCAAGGGCCGCAAATCCGAGGCTGGGCCAATACCCGCTAAATATCCTGTCCAGGAACTTGACTCAGCAGACTATCGTGTCCGGAACAAGCAGAATGTCATTGACTCTGATGGAACTATGATCTTTACCTACGGCAAGCCCACCGGAGGCACCAACTTGACCTTTAATATGGCAATCAAGCATGAAAAGCCATTGTATGTATGTGATCTTGAAGACGATCCTTTAAATAAAGATATAGACTTTATCTGGGAATGGGGGCTGGAGAGTGATGTCTATGTCCTTAATGTAGCAGGACCAAGGGAGAGTAAGCATCCTAACACCCAGGTTCTGGTCAAGACCGTCATGTTTATGCTGCTGGAGCATGCCAGGAAGTCCTACCCAGTGGTGCAAGCATAG
- the istB gene encoding IS21-like element helper ATPase IstB produces MTNKHQSEVHRLEENLQLLKLTCIKEQYRPAADKAARQNWDHLGYLARLVQAEADARHDRSIQRRIRMARFPGIKTMENFDWTWPTKINRPAIQNLFRLGFMKDKANIIILGGVGLGKSHIATALGYSACLEKYSVLFATTIDVINTLSAAQAAHKLKTELKKYVSPELLILDELGYLPIDKQGADLLFQVISQRYEQKSTILTTNRAFKKWPEVFNNDSTLTSAMLDRLLHHAETVLIEGKSYRMKDQVQEQ; encoded by the coding sequence ATGACCAACAAACACCAAAGCGAGGTGCACAGGCTGGAAGAAAATCTCCAGCTGCTCAAGCTGACCTGTATAAAAGAGCAGTACAGGCCGGCGGCTGACAAGGCTGCCAGGCAGAACTGGGATCATCTGGGCTATCTGGCCAGGCTGGTCCAGGCAGAAGCAGATGCCAGGCATGATCGCTCCATCCAACGCCGTATCAGGATGGCCCGTTTCCCAGGCATAAAAACCATGGAGAACTTCGACTGGACATGGCCGACCAAGATCAACCGCCCGGCCATCCAAAACCTCTTTCGCCTTGGATTTATGAAGGACAAGGCCAACATAATAATCCTCGGAGGAGTAGGCCTGGGCAAGTCACACATAGCCACAGCCCTGGGTTACAGTGCATGCCTGGAAAAGTATTCTGTACTGTTTGCCACCACCATAGATGTCATAAACACCCTCTCGGCCGCACAGGCTGCACACAAGCTCAAAACAGAGCTCAAGAAATATGTAAGTCCTGAACTGCTCATTCTGGATGAGCTTGGCTACCTGCCCATAGACAAGCAAGGTGCAGACCTGCTCTTCCAGGTTATAAGCCAGCGCTACGAACAAAAATCAACCATCCTGACCACCAACAGAGCCTTCAAGAAATGGCCCGAGGTGTTCAACAACGACAGCACCCTGACCTCAGCCATGTTGGACAGACTTCTGCACCATGCCGAAACCGTCCTCATTGAAGGCAAAAGCTATCGGATGAAAGACCAGGTTCAGGAACAATAG
- a CDS encoding prepilin-type N-terminal cleavage/methylation domain-containing protein: MQDETGITLVEVLISLLILLVGILAVLTMHTTSVQNNKVAREMTEAMHHANKELEIIIAKDFLDLDTNIYPKQIQSNISNIKYEIDIEADDKDLNNILFSSLDIDDIDYLFAFELIVSWRSFGKEREIVFPFKKSSVGMSPTIN; this comes from the coding sequence ATGCAAGATGAAACAGGCATAACTCTCGTAGAGGTATTAATTTCGCTTTTAATACTTCTGGTCGGTATACTAGCGGTGCTTACCATGCATACTACATCCGTTCAGAACAATAAAGTTGCGAGAGAAATGACAGAAGCTATGCACCATGCCAACAAAGAGCTTGAAATAATAATTGCTAAAGACTTTTTAGATTTAGACACTAATATATATCCTAAGCAAATACAGTCAAATATATCAAATATAAAATATGAAATTGATATTGAAGCGGACGATAAAGATTTAAATAATATTTTGTTTTCAAGCTTAGACATTGATGATATTGATTATTTATTTGCTTTTGAATTGATAGTTAGCTGGCGTTCTTTTGGCAAAGAAAGAGAAATAGTCTTCCCTTTCAAAAAATCAAGTGTTGGAATGAGTCCCACGATTAACTAA
- the istA gene encoding IS21 family transposase, which yields MIDYELYARIKHYHEQKGLTPAQIAKELQLDPRTVGKWLEAKQFHQRKSVTRPSKLDPFKDTIVRMLEEHPYTAVQVLRSIKEQGYTGGSSILKEYISKVRPKRSRAFLSLAFAPGECAQVDWGNHGSIQVGDSRRNLSFFVMVLCYSRMMYLEFTVSQSMEHFLSCHQNAFDAFGAVPKKIMVDNLKCAVLKHPYGQKPVLNPKYLDFAKHWGFEISACGVRKPHEKGRVENAIGYVKKNLLAGLELPDYRAINHYARHWCRATANVRIHAQTGKKPVDMLEEEREHLLPLPVNTYDIGVVTQVRASSQFRITLESNRYSVPARYAGKRLTLKTYPDRLCIYDGNNLVARHIRSFDKKRDIEDPDHVQELIAQRRAARDQQLFSRFLALSPRAKDYYFELEKKHLNIKHHVQKIVALSEIYGSEAVSRAMDDAFTYSAFSCEYVANILEQRARTMPAPGALHLTRREDLLDIEVKDPDLSIYDKPKEKNP from the coding sequence ATGATTGATTATGAGCTTTATGCCAGAATAAAGCACTACCATGAACAAAAAGGACTTACCCCGGCCCAGATAGCAAAAGAACTGCAGCTGGATCCGCGTACAGTGGGCAAATGGCTCGAAGCAAAGCAGTTTCATCAAAGAAAGTCAGTAACAAGACCAAGCAAGCTTGATCCCTTCAAGGATACCATCGTCAGGATGCTGGAGGAGCACCCCTACACAGCCGTCCAGGTTTTGCGCAGCATCAAGGAGCAGGGCTATACAGGAGGCTCCTCCATTCTCAAGGAATACATAAGCAAAGTCAGGCCCAAAAGGTCCAGGGCCTTTTTAAGTCTGGCCTTTGCCCCAGGAGAGTGCGCCCAGGTTGACTGGGGAAATCACGGCTCCATCCAGGTGGGAGACAGCAGGCGCAATCTCAGCTTCTTTGTCATGGTCCTTTGCTACAGCAGGATGATGTATCTTGAGTTCACTGTCTCCCAAAGCATGGAGCACTTCCTGTCCTGTCATCAAAACGCCTTTGACGCATTCGGGGCTGTTCCCAAAAAAATCATGGTGGACAACCTGAAATGTGCAGTGCTCAAGCACCCCTATGGCCAAAAACCGGTTCTAAATCCCAAATATCTTGACTTTGCAAAGCACTGGGGTTTTGAGATCAGTGCCTGCGGAGTCAGAAAGCCCCATGAAAAAGGCCGGGTGGAGAATGCCATAGGTTATGTCAAAAAGAACTTGCTGGCCGGACTTGAACTGCCGGATTACCGGGCCATCAACCATTATGCCCGCCACTGGTGCAGGGCAACAGCCAATGTACGTATCCATGCCCAGACCGGCAAGAAGCCGGTGGACATGCTTGAAGAAGAAAGAGAGCACCTTTTGCCCCTGCCTGTTAACACCTATGATATCGGAGTCGTAACCCAGGTCCGGGCCTCGTCGCAGTTCCGGATCACCCTGGAGTCCAACCGCTATTCCGTGCCAGCCAGGTACGCAGGCAAACGCCTGACCTTGAAGACTTATCCTGATCGCTTATGCATCTATGACGGCAACAATCTTGTGGCCAGGCATATCCGCAGCTTTGACAAAAAAAGGGACATTGAAGACCCCGATCATGTCCAGGAGCTTATTGCCCAGCGCCGGGCAGCCAGGGATCAGCAATTGTTTTCCCGGTTCCTGGCTTTGTCCCCAAGAGCAAAGGATTATTACTTTGAGTTGGAGAAAAAGCACTTGAACATCAAACACCATGTCCAGAAGATTGTAGCCTTAAGCGAAATCTATGGCTCTGAAGCCGTGTCCAGGGCCATGGACGACGCATTCACCTACAGTGCCTTCTCCTGTGAGTATGTAGCCAACATCCTGGAGCAAAGAGCCAGGACCATGCCCGCACCAGGAGCCCTGCATCTGACCAGGCGAGAGGATCTGCTGGATATTGAAGTCAAAGACCCTGATCTAAGTATTTACGACAAACCCAAGGAGAAAAACCCATGA